Proteins encoded by one window of Arachis hypogaea cultivar Tifrunner chromosome 1, arahy.Tifrunner.gnm2.J5K5, whole genome shotgun sequence:
- the LOC112795656 gene encoding abscisic acid receptor PYR1 isoform X1 — MEEETHTHTNTNHATPEPEPDTPIHFSDPTHHDLAFPAGLTQEEFETLKPSIAKHHTYPLSATRRQCSSLLAQRIHAPPHAVWSILRRFDKPQSYKHFIKSCHVSEDFQLAVGCTRYVDVISGLPANTSTERLDVLDDDRHVIGFTIVGGEHRLRNYRSVTSVHGFEHDGKIWTVVLESYVVDVPEGNTEEDTRLFSDTVVKLNLQKLASVTEGKITDGDARK; from the exons ATGGAAGAAGAAACACACACTCACACAAACACAAATCACGCAACCCCTGAACCCGAACCAGATACACCGATCCACTTTTCCGACCCGACCCATCACGACCTCGCTTTCCCCGCAGGTCTCACCCAAGAAGAATTCGAAACCCTAAAACCTTCAATCGCCAAGCACCACACATACCCACTCTCCGCCACGCGCCGCCAGTGCTCCTCCCTCCTCGCGCAGCGCATCCACGCGCCGCCGCACGCCGTCTGGTCCATCCTCCGCCGCTTCGACAAGCCCCAATCCTACAAGCACTTCATCAAGTCATGCCACGTCAGCGAAGACTTCCAGCTCGCCGTAGGCTGCACCCGCTACGTCGACGTCATATCCGGTTTACCGGCTAACACCAGTACCGAGAGGCTCGACGTGTTGGACGATGACCGACACGTCATCGGGTTcactattgttgggggtgagcaCCGGTTGAGGAATTACCGGTCAGTTACTAGCGTTCACGGGTTCGAACATGATGGGAAGATCTGGACCGTTGTTTTGGAGTCGTACGTTGTGGACGTTCCAGAAGGGAACACCGAAGAGGATACTCGTCTGTTCTCGGATACAGTCGTTAAGCTAAACCTCCAGAAACTCGCGTCTGTCACCGAAGGGAAGATCACCGACGGTGACG CTAGAAAGTAG
- the LOC112795656 gene encoding abscisic acid receptor PYR1 isoform X2, with translation MEEETHTHTNTNHATPEPEPDTPIHFSDPTHHDLAFPAGLTQEEFETLKPSIAKHHTYPLSATRRQCSSLLAQRIHAPPHAVWSILRRFDKPQSYKHFIKSCHVSEDFQLAVGCTRYVDVISGLPANTSTERLDVLDDDRHVIGFTIVGGEHRLRNYRSVTSVHGFEHDGKIWTVVLESYVVDVPEGNTEEDTRLFSDTVVKLNLQKLASVTEGKITDGDDS, from the exons ATGGAAGAAGAAACACACACTCACACAAACACAAATCACGCAACCCCTGAACCCGAACCAGATACACCGATCCACTTTTCCGACCCGACCCATCACGACCTCGCTTTCCCCGCAGGTCTCACCCAAGAAGAATTCGAAACCCTAAAACCTTCAATCGCCAAGCACCACACATACCCACTCTCCGCCACGCGCCGCCAGTGCTCCTCCCTCCTCGCGCAGCGCATCCACGCGCCGCCGCACGCCGTCTGGTCCATCCTCCGCCGCTTCGACAAGCCCCAATCCTACAAGCACTTCATCAAGTCATGCCACGTCAGCGAAGACTTCCAGCTCGCCGTAGGCTGCACCCGCTACGTCGACGTCATATCCGGTTTACCGGCTAACACCAGTACCGAGAGGCTCGACGTGTTGGACGATGACCGACACGTCATCGGGTTcactattgttgggggtgagcaCCGGTTGAGGAATTACCGGTCAGTTACTAGCGTTCACGGGTTCGAACATGATGGGAAGATCTGGACCGTTGTTTTGGAGTCGTACGTTGTGGACGTTCCAGAAGGGAACACCGAAGAGGATACTCGTCTGTTCTCGGATACAGTCGTTAAGCTAAACCTCCAGAAACTCGCGTCTGTCACCGAAGGGAAGATCACCGACGGTGACG ATAGCTAG